In the genome of Pongo pygmaeus isolate AG05252 chromosome 9, NHGRI_mPonPyg2-v2.0_pri, whole genome shotgun sequence, one region contains:
- the LOC129007597 gene encoding olfactory receptor 10A5, translating to MAIGNWTEISEFILMSFSSLPTEIQSLLFLTFLTIYLVTLMGNSLIILVTLADPMLHNPMYFFLRNLSFLEIGFNLVIVPKMLGTLLAQDTTISFLGCATQMYFFFFFGVAECFLLATMAYDRYVAICSPLHYPVIMNQRTRAKLAAASWFPGFPVATVQTTWLFSFPFCGTNKVNHFFCDSPPVLRLICADTALFEIYAIVGTILVVMIPCLLILCSYTRIAAAILKIPSAKGKHKAFSTCSSHLLVVSLFYVSSSFTYFRPKSNNSPESKKLLSLSYTVVTPMLNPIIYSLRNSEVKNALSRTFHKVLALRNCIP from the coding sequence ATGGCTATAGGAAACTGGACAGAAATAAGTGAATTTATCCTCATGAGCTTCTCTTCCCTGCCTACTGAAATACAGTCATTGCTCTTCCTGACATTTCTAACCATATATCTGGTCACTCTGATGGGAAACAGCCTCATCATTCTGGTTACCCTAGCTGACCCCATGCTACACAaccccatgtacttcttcctcagAAACTTATCTTTCCTGGAGATTGGCTTCAACCTAGTCATTGTGCCCAAAATGCTGGGGACCCTGCTTGCCCAGGACACAACCATCTCCTTCCTTGGCTGTGCCACTCAgatgtatttcttcttcttctttgggGTAGCTGAATGCTTCCTCCTGGCCACCATGGCATATGACCGCTATGTGGCCATCTGCAGTCCCTTGCACTACCCAGTCATCATGAACCAAAGGACACGGGCCAAACTGGCTGCTGCCTCCTGGTTCCCAGGCTTCCCTGTAGCTACTGTGCAGACCACATGGCTCTTCAGTTTTCCATTTTGTGGCACCAACAAGGTGAACCACTTCTTCTGTGACAGCCCACCTGTGCTGAGGCTGATCTGTGCAGACACAGCACTGTTTGAGATCTACGCCATCGTCGGAACCATTCTGGTGGTCATGATCCCCTGCTTGCTGATCTTGTGTTCCTATACTCGCATTGCTGCTGCCATCCTCAAGATCCCATCAGCTAAAGGGAAGCATAAAGCCTTCTCTACGTGCTCCTCACACCTCCTTGTTGTCTCTCTTTTCTATGTATCTTCTAGCTTCACCTACTTCCGGCCTaaatcaaataattctcctgAGAGCAAGAAGTTGTTATCATTGTCCTACACTGTTGTGACTCCCATGTTGAACCCCATTATCTACAGCTTGAGAAATAGCGAGGTGAAGAATGCCCTCAGCAGGACCTTCCACAAGGTCCTGGCCCTCAGAAACTGTATCCCATAG